One genomic region from Neisseria weaveri encodes:
- the guaA gene encoding glutamine-hydrolyzing GMP synthase: MTQDKILILDFGSQVTQLIARRVREAHVYCELHSYDMPLEDIKAFAPKGIILSGGPNSVYESDYQADTGIFDLGIPVLGICYGMQFMAHHLGGEVSPGDQREFGYAQVKTIDCELTRGLSDGQPNTLDVWMSHGDKVSKLPEGFCIIGDTPSCPVAMMENAEKQFYGIQFHPEVTHTKQGRALLNRFVLDICGAQPSWTMPNYIDEAVAKIREQVGSDEVILGLSGGVDSSVAAALIHRAIGDQLTCVFVDHGLLRLNEGQMVMDMFARNLGVNVIHVDATDDFMGKLAGVTDPEQKRKIIGAEFVEVFQTEAGKRQNAKWLAQGTIYPDVIESAGAKTKKAHAIKSHHNVGGLPETLNLKLLEPLRDLFKDEVRELGVALGLPREMVYRHPFPGPGLGVRILGEVKKEYADLLRRADDIFIQELRNTTDENGTSWYDLTSQAFAVFLPVKSVGVMGDGRTYEYVVALRAVVTSDFMTAHWAELPYSLLGKVSNRIINEVRGINRVVYDVSGKPPATIEWE; encoded by the coding sequence ATGACCCAAGACAAAATCCTCATTCTCGATTTCGGCTCGCAAGTGACCCAACTCATCGCCCGCCGCGTGCGCGAAGCCCACGTTTACTGCGAACTGCATTCCTACGACATGCCTTTGGAAGACATCAAAGCTTTTGCGCCCAAAGGCATTATTCTTTCCGGCGGACCCAATTCCGTTTACGAATCCGATTATCAGGCCGACACCGGCATTTTCGACTTAGGCATTCCCGTACTCGGCATCTGCTACGGCATGCAGTTTATGGCGCATCATCTCGGCGGCGAAGTTTCCCCCGGCGACCAGCGCGAATTCGGTTACGCCCAAGTAAAAACCATCGACTGCGAACTCACCCGCGGCCTTTCAGACGGCCAACCCAACACGCTTGACGTGTGGATGAGCCACGGCGACAAAGTATCCAAGCTGCCCGAAGGCTTCTGCATCATCGGCGACACGCCAAGCTGCCCCGTGGCCATGATGGAAAATGCCGAAAAACAATTCTACGGCATCCAGTTCCACCCCGAAGTCACCCACACCAAACAAGGCCGCGCCTTGCTCAACCGCTTCGTGCTCGACATCTGCGGTGCACAACCCAGCTGGACCATGCCCAACTACATCGACGAAGCCGTGGCCAAAATCCGCGAGCAAGTAGGCAGCGACGAAGTGATTCTCGGCTTGTCCGGCGGTGTGGATTCTTCCGTAGCCGCCGCGTTGATTCACCGCGCCATCGGCGACCAACTTACCTGTGTATTCGTTGACCACGGTCTCCTGCGCCTGAACGAAGGCCAAATGGTGATGGACATGTTTGCCCGCAACTTAGGCGTCAACGTGATTCACGTGGATGCCACCGACGACTTCATGGGCAAACTCGCCGGCGTGACCGACCCCGAACAAAAACGCAAAATCATCGGCGCAGAATTCGTAGAAGTGTTCCAAACCGAAGCCGGCAAACGCCAAAACGCCAAATGGCTGGCACAAGGCACGATTTACCCCGACGTGATCGAAAGTGCCGGTGCCAAAACCAAAAAAGCCCATGCCATCAAGAGCCACCACAACGTAGGCGGCCTGCCTGAAACCCTCAACCTGAAGCTGCTCGAACCGCTGCGCGACCTGTTTAAGGACGAAGTGCGCGAACTCGGCGTAGCTCTCGGCCTGCCGCGCGAAATGGTGTACCGCCACCCCTTCCCCGGCCCCGGCTTGGGCGTGCGCATTCTTGGCGAAGTGAAAAAAGAATACGCCGACCTCCTGCGCCGTGCCGACGATATTTTCATCCAAGAGCTGCGCAACACCACCGACGAAAACGGCACTTCATGGTACGATCTTACCAGCCAAGCCTTTGCCGTGTTCCTGCCGGTAAAATCTGTCGGCGTCATGGGTGACGGCCGCACTTACGAATATGTGGTTGCGTTGCGCGCTGTCGTAACCAGCGACTTCATGACCGCACATTGGGCCGAACTGCCTTATTCGCTGCTGGGCAAAGTGTCCAACCGCATCATCAACGAAGTGCGCGGCATCAACCGCGTGGTGTACGACGTGAGCGGCAAACCGCCTGCCACGATTGAGTGGGAATAA
- a CDS encoding surface lipoprotein assembly modifier: MFSSSLIRKIAVSASLAVFALPVYAEDVKPQPKPVEPEGHFNVTTPVNRPANVPEGLEKKREQASIDISEEELLQRPDLLKRALISSVLFSNVEGVKVLLPLYKQLPEKKDELLMKISEAMIARSEGEYEQAIRQYREALQQNGDLQFARIALAQALFENHADKSAEAEFQKIKQLPDAPKQIVNMADNYLKALDERKSWQFNVDANYVRDNNINNATGKRQIKDGKGTWTLPKAESAQGIAYNVGASKNWRLADNYALRTELDGYGKFYWDNHKYDDLTVRAGIGGVYQTARLEASLQPFFERRWYGTEKYSKEKGLRAAAQYWVTPKHKMYVAAEAGDQRHERRKHLDGKNYTASATWLFVPNNRQYWTLGADWARKEAKDRSDAYRRSGARVGWTQQWQKHLTTSMSLGYAVRNYEAADIFQVVRKDKEYSASLAVSHKRLSFKGVTPKLVGVWQKTKSNHPFYGHEKSNVYIQLNKNF, from the coding sequence ATGTTTTCTTCATCTCTTATTCGCAAAATAGCAGTTTCGGCATCATTGGCCGTATTTGCTTTGCCTGTTTACGCCGAAGATGTCAAGCCTCAGCCCAAACCGGTGGAACCGGAAGGGCATTTTAACGTGACAACTCCGGTTAATAGGCCTGCAAACGTACCGGAAGGCTTGGAAAAAAAGCGGGAACAGGCCAGTATCGATATTAGCGAAGAAGAGCTGCTTCAGCGCCCGGATTTGTTGAAGCGTGCATTAATTTCATCAGTTTTGTTTAGCAATGTGGAGGGCGTTAAAGTCCTGTTGCCGTTATATAAACAGCTTCCCGAAAAGAAAGACGAACTGTTAATGAAGATTTCGGAAGCCATGATCGCCCGTTCGGAAGGGGAATATGAACAGGCAATCCGGCAATACCGCGAAGCGTTACAGCAAAACGGAGATTTGCAGTTTGCACGTATTGCTTTGGCTCAAGCATTGTTTGAGAATCATGCGGATAAAAGTGCGGAAGCAGAATTTCAAAAAATCAAGCAGTTGCCGGATGCACCCAAGCAAATTGTCAATATGGCCGACAACTATTTGAAAGCTTTGGACGAACGCAAGAGCTGGCAATTTAATGTCGATGCGAATTATGTGCGTGATAACAACATCAATAATGCAACAGGGAAGAGGCAGATCAAAGACGGCAAAGGCACTTGGACTTTGCCGAAAGCAGAATCCGCACAAGGTATCGCTTACAATGTCGGCGCCAGTAAAAATTGGCGTTTGGCCGATAATTATGCATTAAGAACCGAGCTAGACGGTTACGGCAAATTTTATTGGGACAATCATAAATATGATGATTTGACCGTCCGCGCCGGAATTGGCGGTGTGTACCAAACTGCACGTTTGGAAGCGTCTTTACAGCCTTTTTTTGAAAGACGTTGGTACGGCACCGAAAAATACTCCAAAGAAAAAGGTTTGCGTGCGGCTGCACAGTATTGGGTAACGCCCAAGCATAAAATGTATGTAGCGGCGGAAGCCGGTGATCAGCGTCATGAAAGACGGAAGCATCTAGACGGTAAAAACTATACGGCATCAGCCACTTGGCTGTTTGTTCCCAATAACCGCCAATATTGGACATTAGGTGCGGATTGGGCGCGCAAAGAAGCTAAAGACCGCTCGGATGCTTACCGACGCAGCGGTGCCCGAGTGGGTTGGACGCAGCAGTGGCAGAAGCATTTAACCACATCTATGTCGCTTGGATATGCCGTTCGCAATTATGAAGCAGCAGATATTTTTCAAGTGGTCCGTAAAGACAAAGAATATTCCGCCAGTTTGGCTGTTTCCCATAAACGTTTGAGTTTTAAAGGTGTAACGCCGAAGTTGGTTGGCGTATGGCAAAAAACCAAGAGCAACCATCCGTTTTACGGTCATGAGAAAAGCAATGTTTATATTCAGTTGAATAAAAACTTCTAA
- a CDS encoding transferrin-binding protein-like solute binding protein, whose translation MDKFKLSMIVVACSLALSACSSGGSAPANPLAQDTPGKGAATGGGTGGSQSGNGSSSGSGSSTEGSGSNTEGSGSNTEGSGSNTEGSGSNTEGSGSNTEDSGSGDVTVEQADPASVDFSATFKADTDGLMQSGVRNGASVTYEDKSGKVLSSGTSALADQYDTEPHKLEIDSKAVHKFDKYSFSTSDDEKNKDIQIVKNFQVEEGTGKGLFGTVGEDHVRYGVYQDQGKSTLFVHGEPKGSYGNMPKEGKFTFKGGAVYGKSGNYVPALSHVNVDFGDTKNVNIRITPSNNHAAFDFSGKINGNTFSGADGGVKHRGGFFRAGWRDEAGYAGGVFQRTEGEFAGYHGSYASKKQAAYEEFNAQVAPPAVPEEPKPPVSEPEEPKPQPPVVVPTPPSSEPVPPVSVSGAFEEAMKNGFVQDDKSRPGYMKSGITSYYDPSTYVTNGVILTVGKEGKFSAVRPEGKEADSFRELKLNGHIIPLLASGQDLLNGISMRAFNAKDLKRDGGVYDETKDGKGLVGSTTDSFHSEGFKAMRFGVYQLEGTNHLFVQGQPSRYMPPASDKDYAYEGYAVHVDSNNAYSRVNGVKAKVNFGKKTVDVTLKPAGNVLGTNRPYDSALSFSATITGNTFSSNSGGVSTKGGFFGGLGQDMGGVYNVGTTYKNPEYHNSKGVFGTTQVDPRKR comes from the coding sequence ATGGATAAGTTTAAATTAAGCATGATTGTTGTTGCATGCTCATTAGCATTGTCAGCATGTTCAAGCGGAGGCTCTGCTCCTGCTAATCCGTTGGCTCAAGATACTCCAGGAAAAGGTGCTGCAACAGGTGGCGGTACGGGTGGTTCGCAGTCTGGAAATGGAAGTAGTAGCGGCAGTGGCAGCAGCACCGAAGGCAGCGGCAGCAATACCGAGGGCAGCGGCAGCAATACCGAGGGCAGCGGCAGCAATACCGAGGGCAGCGGCAGCAACACCGAAGGCAGCGGCAGCAACACCGAAGATAGCGGAAGCGGTGATGTGACTGTTGAACAAGCTGATCCGGCATCAGTTGATTTCAGTGCGACATTTAAAGCCGATACAGACGGTTTGATGCAATCAGGTGTAAGAAATGGTGCATCGGTTACCTATGAAGATAAATCAGGTAAGGTTCTGTCTTCAGGCACTTCAGCTTTGGCAGATCAATATGATACAGAACCGCATAAGCTGGAGATTGACAGTAAAGCGGTTCATAAATTTGATAAGTATTCTTTTTCTACTTCTGATGATGAAAAAAATAAAGATATTCAGATTGTGAAAAATTTCCAAGTAGAAGAAGGTACGGGCAAAGGTCTTTTTGGCACTGTGGGTGAGGACCATGTTCGTTACGGTGTTTATCAAGATCAAGGCAAGAGTACGTTGTTTGTACATGGTGAGCCTAAAGGTTCTTATGGTAATATGCCTAAAGAAGGCAAGTTCACTTTTAAAGGCGGTGCGGTTTATGGAAAATCAGGTAATTACGTGCCGGCGCTGTCACATGTAAACGTAGATTTTGGGGATACTAAAAATGTGAATATCCGCATTACGCCGAGCAACAATCATGCTGCTTTTGATTTTTCAGGAAAAATTAACGGCAATACCTTTAGCGGCGCAGATGGAGGAGTAAAACACCGAGGCGGATTCTTTCGGGCAGGATGGAGAGATGAAGCAGGATATGCCGGTGGCGTTTTCCAAAGAACCGAGGGTGAGTTTGCAGGTTACCATGGTTCTTATGCTTCTAAAAAACAGGCGGCATATGAAGAATTCAATGCTCAGGTTGCCCCGCCTGCGGTTCCTGAAGAGCCTAAACCGCCTGTATCTGAACCTGAAGAGCCTAAACCACAGCCGCCGGTTGTTGTTCCTACGCCGCCTTCAAGTGAACCTGTTCCGCCTGTTTCTGTTTCAGGTGCATTTGAAGAAGCAATGAAAAACGGCTTTGTTCAAGATGATAAGTCTAGACCTGGTTACATGAAATCAGGTATCACAAGCTATTACGATCCCAGTACATATGTTACCAATGGTGTTATTTTAACTGTAGGTAAAGAAGGCAAATTCAGTGCAGTACGTCCAGAAGGTAAAGAAGCTGACAGCTTTAGAGAGCTGAAGTTAAATGGACATATTATTCCTCTATTGGCTAGCGGTCAGGATTTGTTAAACGGTATTAGCATGAGAGCGTTTAATGCTAAAGATTTGAAGCGAGATGGCGGAGTATATGACGAAACTAAAGACGGTAAAGGTTTAGTTGGTTCTACAACTGATAGTTTCCATTCAGAGGGCTTTAAAGCCATGCGCTTTGGCGTTTATCAATTAGAAGGAACCAACCATCTATTTGTACAAGGTCAGCCAAGCCGTTATATGCCTCCTGCAAGCGATAAAGATTATGCTTATGAGGGATATGCCGTGCATGTTGATAGTAACAATGCTTATTCGCGTGTTAACGGCGTAAAAGCCAAAGTCAATTTTGGTAAGAAGACTGTTGATGTGACTCTGAAGCCGGCTGGTAATGTGTTAGGCACAAATCGTCCATATGATAGTGCGTTGTCATTTTCAGCCACCATTACCGGTAATACATTCAGTAGCAATAGCGGTGGTGTAAGCACCAAAGGCGGATTCTTTGGTGGTCTCGGTCAGGATATGGGTGGTGTATACAATGTTGGAACAACCTATAAGAATCCTGAATACCACAACAGCAAGGGCGTATTCGGTACAACACAAGTTGATCCAAGAAAAAGATAA
- the smpB gene encoding SsrA-binding protein SmpB, translating to MSIANNKKAFHDYFIEDQIEAGLVLEGWEVKALRAGRVQLKESYIHWKKDAFYLVGCHITALPTASTHIKPDAVRQRKLLLNQSEINKLIGKTERAGYTIVPLNLHYSRGKIKMDIGLAKGKKQHDKRQSMKEADWKREKQRLMKNAR from the coding sequence ATGAGCATAGCAAATAATAAGAAAGCTTTTCACGACTATTTTATCGAAGACCAAATCGAAGCTGGATTGGTATTGGAAGGCTGGGAAGTCAAAGCCCTCCGCGCAGGTCGTGTGCAATTGAAAGAAAGCTATATCCACTGGAAAAAAGACGCTTTTTATTTGGTCGGCTGCCACATTACCGCCCTACCGACAGCTTCGACACACATCAAACCCGATGCCGTCCGCCAACGCAAACTGCTGCTTAACCAATCCGAAATCAATAAACTGATCGGAAAAACCGAGCGTGCCGGTTATACCATTGTTCCGCTCAATCTCCACTACAGCCGGGGCAAAATCAAAATGGACATCGGCCTAGCCAAAGGCAAAAAGCAGCACGACAAACGGCAAAGTATGAAAGAAGCCGATTGGAAGCGCGAAAAACAACGCCTGATGAAAAACGCGCGTTAA